The following are encoded in a window of Ricinus communis isolate WT05 ecotype wild-type chromosome 4, ASM1957865v1, whole genome shotgun sequence genomic DNA:
- the LOC8269186 gene encoding DEK domain-containing chromatin-associated protein 1 isoform X4: MASETLEEKKSDLDGKEEPKQEEEKEQKEEMEEDGKEQDKDVSQENEKKDVHEKEEEEGEEADVAKEEKEGEEEEENDDDDDEEEDAEDEEESKRAKRKKGSSVVKKEQSESKKKQIKGPVDKKEPVTPGSERPTRERKTVERYSAPEPGRSATKPLSIEKGRGTQLKDIPNVAFKLSKRKPDDNLNMLHTILFGKKAKTHNLKKNIGQFSGYVWAENEEKQKAKVREKLDKCVKEKLVDFCDVLNIPISKAVVKKEELTVKLLEFLESPHATTDVLLAEKEQKGKKRKVTTSKTASPGEASSTPAKKRKQTSQAGEKPKQSSKGDDDEDEDEDKVESLNTKDAKDDLQDDENDTVPKEESDHEEGKSEEEEDELKDKTPTPKTSKKIVKESSGAKSKDKVTPAKNHPKSVKSPVKSTKRSSGSSSKQGATGTDGTSGSLSKSKGSASKKQKVEKESLRDRNVPSKDKGTSKKQAGKLPLKKDQGKAKSNRKAKEQPTREDMHAVVVDILKEVDFNTATLSDILRQLGTHFGVDLMHRKAEVKDIITEVINNMSDEEDEGEEAEAGAEADKDEDGDDDA; this comes from the exons ATGGCGAGCGAAACCCTAGAGGAGAAGAAATCAGACTTGGACGGAAAAGAGGAGCCGAAAcaggaagaagagaaagagcaaAAGGAGGAAATGGAGGAAGATGGTAAAGAGCAAGACAAAGATGTTTCTCAagagaatgaaaagaaagacGTTCACgagaaagaggaagaagaaggagaagaagctGACGTGgcaaaagaagagaaggaaggagaagaagaagaagaaaatgatgatgatgatgatgaagaggAAGATGCAGAGGACGAAGAAGAGAGCAAGAGAGCAAAGCGAAAGAAAGGAAGTTCTGTAGTAAAGAAAGAGCAGAGTGAGTCGAAGAAGAAACAGATTAAAGGACCGGTAGATAAGAAAGAGCCTGTGACTCCAGGCAGCGAGAGGCCAACTAGGGAAAGGAAGACGGTCGAAAGGTATTCTGCGCCGGAGCCTGGCAGATCAGCGACCAAGCCGTTGTCTATTGAGAAG GGACGTGGCACACAGCTCAAAGATATTCCTAATG TGGCTTTCAAGTTGTCCAAGAGAAAACCTGATGATAATCTGAATATGCTGCACACAATACTTTTTGGCAAGAAGGCAAAG ACACACAATTTGAAGAAAAACATAGGCCAGTTTTCGGGCTACGTGTGGGCTGAAAATGAG GAAAAACAGAAAGCAAAAGTAAGGGAAAAACTTGACAAGTGTGTTAAAGAAAAGTTGGTGGATTTCTGTGATGTGCTCAATATTCCAATTAGCAAGGCTGTTGTGAAAAAG GAAGAACTCACTGTAAAATTATTGGAATTTTTGGAATCCCCACATGCGACAACCGATGTTCTGCTTGCTGAGAAGGAACAG AAAGGTAAGAAGCGTAAGGTTACAACAAGCAAAACTGCAAGCCCTGGGGAAGCATCAAGTACACCTGCTAag aaaagaaagcaaacatCCCAAGCAGGAGAAAAACCGAAACAATCATCCAaaggtgatgatgatgaagatgaggATGAAGATAAGGTTGAATCACTGAACACTAAGGACGCTAAAGATGATTTGCAAGATGATGAAAATGATACCGTGCCAAAAGAAGAGAGCGATCATGAGGAAGGCAAATCAGAGGAAGAGGAGGATGAATTGAAGGATAAGACACCAACTCCAAAGACATCCAAAAAAATTGTGAAGGAAAGTTCTGGggctaaaagtaaagacaaaGTCACACCTGCTAAGAACCACCCAAAATCTGTGAAAAGTCCTGTGAAATCTACCAAAAGATCTTCTGGATCATCGTCAAAGCAGGGTGCTACAGGCACTGATGGGACTTCTGGTTCACTTTCTAAGTCTAAGGGATCTGCATCTAAGAAACAGAAGGTTGAAAAGGAAAGCCTAAGGGACCGTAATGTTCCTAGTAAGGACAAAGGCACAAGCAAGAAACAGGCAGGCAAATTGCCATTAAAGAAGGATCAAG GTAAAGCCAAATCTAACAGGAAGGCTAAGGAACAGCCCACTAGAGAGGATATGCATGCAGTTGTAGTAGATATCCTTAAGGAAGTGGATTTCAATACT GCAACTTTATCTGATATTCTCCGGCAACTTG GTACACACTTTGGAGTAGATCTAATGCATAGAAAAGCAGAGGTGAAGGATATTATTACAGAGGTGATTAACAATATGTCTGATGAGGAGGATGAAGGGGAGGAAGCTGAGGCTGGTGCTGAAGCTGACAAGGATGAAGATGGGGATGATGATGCCTAG
- the LOC8269186 gene encoding DEK domain-containing chromatin-associated protein 1 isoform X2 — translation MASETLEEKKSDLDGKEEPKQEEEKEQKEEMEEDGKEQDKDVSQENEKKDVHEKEEEEGEEADVAKEEKEGEEEEENDDDDDEEEDAEDEEESKRAKRKKGSSVVKKEQSESKKKQIKGPVDKKEPVTPGSERPTRERKTVERYSAPEPGRSATKPLSIEKGRGTQLKDIPNVAFKLSKRKPDDNLNMLHTILFGKKAKVLIQFILIIWLFQTHNLKKNIGQFSGYVWAENEEKQKAKVREKLDKCVKEKLVDFCDVLNIPISKAVVKKEELTVKLLEFLESPHATTDVLLAEKEQKGKKRKVTTSKTASPGEASSTPAKKRKQTSQAGEKPKQSSKGDDDEDEDEDKVESLNTKDAKDDLQDDENDTVPKEESDHEEGKSEEEEDELKDKTPTPKTSKKIVKESSGAKSKDKVTPAKNHPKSVKSPVKSTKRSSGSSSKQGATGTDGTSGSLSKSKGSASKKQKVEKESLRDRNVPSKDKGTSKKQAGKLPLKKDQGKAKSNRKAKEQPTREDMHAVVVDILKEVDFNTATLSDILRQLGTHFGVDLMHRKAEVKDIITEVINNMSDEEDEGEEAEAGAEADKDEDGDDDA, via the exons ATGGCGAGCGAAACCCTAGAGGAGAAGAAATCAGACTTGGACGGAAAAGAGGAGCCGAAAcaggaagaagagaaagagcaaAAGGAGGAAATGGAGGAAGATGGTAAAGAGCAAGACAAAGATGTTTCTCAagagaatgaaaagaaagacGTTCACgagaaagaggaagaagaaggagaagaagctGACGTGgcaaaagaagagaaggaaggagaagaagaagaagaaaatgatgatgatgatgatgaagaggAAGATGCAGAGGACGAAGAAGAGAGCAAGAGAGCAAAGCGAAAGAAAGGAAGTTCTGTAGTAAAGAAAGAGCAGAGTGAGTCGAAGAAGAAACAGATTAAAGGACCGGTAGATAAGAAAGAGCCTGTGACTCCAGGCAGCGAGAGGCCAACTAGGGAAAGGAAGACGGTCGAAAGGTATTCTGCGCCGGAGCCTGGCAGATCAGCGACCAAGCCGTTGTCTATTGAGAAG GGACGTGGCACACAGCTCAAAGATATTCCTAATG TGGCTTTCAAGTTGTCCAAGAGAAAACCTGATGATAATCTGAATATGCTGCACACAATACTTTTTGGCAAGAAGGCAAAGGTGCTCATTCAATTTATTCTCA TTATTTGGTTGTTTCAGACACACAATTTGAAGAAAAACATAGGCCAGTTTTCGGGCTACGTGTGGGCTGAAAATGAG GAAAAACAGAAAGCAAAAGTAAGGGAAAAACTTGACAAGTGTGTTAAAGAAAAGTTGGTGGATTTCTGTGATGTGCTCAATATTCCAATTAGCAAGGCTGTTGTGAAAAAG GAAGAACTCACTGTAAAATTATTGGAATTTTTGGAATCCCCACATGCGACAACCGATGTTCTGCTTGCTGAGAAGGAACAG AAAGGTAAGAAGCGTAAGGTTACAACAAGCAAAACTGCAAGCCCTGGGGAAGCATCAAGTACACCTGCTAag aaaagaaagcaaacatCCCAAGCAGGAGAAAAACCGAAACAATCATCCAaaggtgatgatgatgaagatgaggATGAAGATAAGGTTGAATCACTGAACACTAAGGACGCTAAAGATGATTTGCAAGATGATGAAAATGATACCGTGCCAAAAGAAGAGAGCGATCATGAGGAAGGCAAATCAGAGGAAGAGGAGGATGAATTGAAGGATAAGACACCAACTCCAAAGACATCCAAAAAAATTGTGAAGGAAAGTTCTGGggctaaaagtaaagacaaaGTCACACCTGCTAAGAACCACCCAAAATCTGTGAAAAGTCCTGTGAAATCTACCAAAAGATCTTCTGGATCATCGTCAAAGCAGGGTGCTACAGGCACTGATGGGACTTCTGGTTCACTTTCTAAGTCTAAGGGATCTGCATCTAAGAAACAGAAGGTTGAAAAGGAAAGCCTAAGGGACCGTAATGTTCCTAGTAAGGACAAAGGCACAAGCAAGAAACAGGCAGGCAAATTGCCATTAAAGAAGGATCAAG GTAAAGCCAAATCTAACAGGAAGGCTAAGGAACAGCCCACTAGAGAGGATATGCATGCAGTTGTAGTAGATATCCTTAAGGAAGTGGATTTCAATACT GCAACTTTATCTGATATTCTCCGGCAACTTG GTACACACTTTGGAGTAGATCTAATGCATAGAAAAGCAGAGGTGAAGGATATTATTACAGAGGTGATTAACAATATGTCTGATGAGGAGGATGAAGGGGAGGAAGCTGAGGCTGGTGCTGAAGCTGACAAGGATGAAGATGGGGATGATGATGCCTAG
- the LOC8269186 gene encoding DEK domain-containing chromatin-associated protein 1 isoform X3: protein MASETLEEKKSDLDGKEEPKQEEEKEQKEEMEEDGKEQDKDVSQENEKKDVHEKEEEEGEEADVAKEEKEGEEEEENDDDDDEEEDAEDEEESKRAKRKKGSSVVKKEQSESKKKQIKGPVDKKEPVTPGSERPTRERKTVERYSAPEPGRSATKPLSIEKGRGTQLKDIPNVAFKLSKRKPDDNLNMLHTILFGKKAKTHNLKKNIGQFSGYVWAENEQEKQKAKVREKLDKCVKEKLVDFCDVLNIPISKAVVKKEELTVKLLEFLESPHATTDVLLAEKEQKGKKRKVTTSKTASPGEASSTPAKKRKQTSQAGEKPKQSSKGDDDEDEDEDKVESLNTKDAKDDLQDDENDTVPKEESDHEEGKSEEEEDELKDKTPTPKTSKKIVKESSGAKSKDKVTPAKNHPKSVKSPVKSTKRSSGSSSKQGATGTDGTSGSLSKSKGSASKKQKVEKESLRDRNVPSKDKGTSKKQAGKLPLKKDQGKAKSNRKAKEQPTREDMHAVVVDILKEVDFNTATLSDILRQLGTHFGVDLMHRKAEVKDIITEVINNMSDEEDEGEEAEAGAEADKDEDGDDDA from the exons ATGGCGAGCGAAACCCTAGAGGAGAAGAAATCAGACTTGGACGGAAAAGAGGAGCCGAAAcaggaagaagagaaagagcaaAAGGAGGAAATGGAGGAAGATGGTAAAGAGCAAGACAAAGATGTTTCTCAagagaatgaaaagaaagacGTTCACgagaaagaggaagaagaaggagaagaagctGACGTGgcaaaagaagagaaggaaggagaagaagaagaagaaaatgatgatgatgatgatgaagaggAAGATGCAGAGGACGAAGAAGAGAGCAAGAGAGCAAAGCGAAAGAAAGGAAGTTCTGTAGTAAAGAAAGAGCAGAGTGAGTCGAAGAAGAAACAGATTAAAGGACCGGTAGATAAGAAAGAGCCTGTGACTCCAGGCAGCGAGAGGCCAACTAGGGAAAGGAAGACGGTCGAAAGGTATTCTGCGCCGGAGCCTGGCAGATCAGCGACCAAGCCGTTGTCTATTGAGAAG GGACGTGGCACACAGCTCAAAGATATTCCTAATG TGGCTTTCAAGTTGTCCAAGAGAAAACCTGATGATAATCTGAATATGCTGCACACAATACTTTTTGGCAAGAAGGCAAAG ACACACAATTTGAAGAAAAACATAGGCCAGTTTTCGGGCTACGTGTGGGCTGAAAATGAG CAGGAAAAACAGAAAGCAAAAGTAAGGGAAAAACTTGACAAGTGTGTTAAAGAAAAGTTGGTGGATTTCTGTGATGTGCTCAATATTCCAATTAGCAAGGCTGTTGTGAAAAAG GAAGAACTCACTGTAAAATTATTGGAATTTTTGGAATCCCCACATGCGACAACCGATGTTCTGCTTGCTGAGAAGGAACAG AAAGGTAAGAAGCGTAAGGTTACAACAAGCAAAACTGCAAGCCCTGGGGAAGCATCAAGTACACCTGCTAag aaaagaaagcaaacatCCCAAGCAGGAGAAAAACCGAAACAATCATCCAaaggtgatgatgatgaagatgaggATGAAGATAAGGTTGAATCACTGAACACTAAGGACGCTAAAGATGATTTGCAAGATGATGAAAATGATACCGTGCCAAAAGAAGAGAGCGATCATGAGGAAGGCAAATCAGAGGAAGAGGAGGATGAATTGAAGGATAAGACACCAACTCCAAAGACATCCAAAAAAATTGTGAAGGAAAGTTCTGGggctaaaagtaaagacaaaGTCACACCTGCTAAGAACCACCCAAAATCTGTGAAAAGTCCTGTGAAATCTACCAAAAGATCTTCTGGATCATCGTCAAAGCAGGGTGCTACAGGCACTGATGGGACTTCTGGTTCACTTTCTAAGTCTAAGGGATCTGCATCTAAGAAACAGAAGGTTGAAAAGGAAAGCCTAAGGGACCGTAATGTTCCTAGTAAGGACAAAGGCACAAGCAAGAAACAGGCAGGCAAATTGCCATTAAAGAAGGATCAAG GTAAAGCCAAATCTAACAGGAAGGCTAAGGAACAGCCCACTAGAGAGGATATGCATGCAGTTGTAGTAGATATCCTTAAGGAAGTGGATTTCAATACT GCAACTTTATCTGATATTCTCCGGCAACTTG GTACACACTTTGGAGTAGATCTAATGCATAGAAAAGCAGAGGTGAAGGATATTATTACAGAGGTGATTAACAATATGTCTGATGAGGAGGATGAAGGGGAGGAAGCTGAGGCTGGTGCTGAAGCTGACAAGGATGAAGATGGGGATGATGATGCCTAG
- the LOC8269186 gene encoding DEK domain-containing chromatin-associated protein 1 isoform X1, with amino-acid sequence MASETLEEKKSDLDGKEEPKQEEEKEQKEEMEEDGKEQDKDVSQENEKKDVHEKEEEEGEEADVAKEEKEGEEEEENDDDDDEEEDAEDEEESKRAKRKKGSSVVKKEQSESKKKQIKGPVDKKEPVTPGSERPTRERKTVERYSAPEPGRSATKPLSIEKGRGTQLKDIPNVAFKLSKRKPDDNLNMLHTILFGKKAKVLIQFILIIWLFQTHNLKKNIGQFSGYVWAENEQEKQKAKVREKLDKCVKEKLVDFCDVLNIPISKAVVKKEELTVKLLEFLESPHATTDVLLAEKEQKGKKRKVTTSKTASPGEASSTPAKKRKQTSQAGEKPKQSSKGDDDEDEDEDKVESLNTKDAKDDLQDDENDTVPKEESDHEEGKSEEEEDELKDKTPTPKTSKKIVKESSGAKSKDKVTPAKNHPKSVKSPVKSTKRSSGSSSKQGATGTDGTSGSLSKSKGSASKKQKVEKESLRDRNVPSKDKGTSKKQAGKLPLKKDQGKAKSNRKAKEQPTREDMHAVVVDILKEVDFNTATLSDILRQLGTHFGVDLMHRKAEVKDIITEVINNMSDEEDEGEEAEAGAEADKDEDGDDDA; translated from the exons ATGGCGAGCGAAACCCTAGAGGAGAAGAAATCAGACTTGGACGGAAAAGAGGAGCCGAAAcaggaagaagagaaagagcaaAAGGAGGAAATGGAGGAAGATGGTAAAGAGCAAGACAAAGATGTTTCTCAagagaatgaaaagaaagacGTTCACgagaaagaggaagaagaaggagaagaagctGACGTGgcaaaagaagagaaggaaggagaagaagaagaagaaaatgatgatgatgatgatgaagaggAAGATGCAGAGGACGAAGAAGAGAGCAAGAGAGCAAAGCGAAAGAAAGGAAGTTCTGTAGTAAAGAAAGAGCAGAGTGAGTCGAAGAAGAAACAGATTAAAGGACCGGTAGATAAGAAAGAGCCTGTGACTCCAGGCAGCGAGAGGCCAACTAGGGAAAGGAAGACGGTCGAAAGGTATTCTGCGCCGGAGCCTGGCAGATCAGCGACCAAGCCGTTGTCTATTGAGAAG GGACGTGGCACACAGCTCAAAGATATTCCTAATG TGGCTTTCAAGTTGTCCAAGAGAAAACCTGATGATAATCTGAATATGCTGCACACAATACTTTTTGGCAAGAAGGCAAAGGTGCTCATTCAATTTATTCTCA TTATTTGGTTGTTTCAGACACACAATTTGAAGAAAAACATAGGCCAGTTTTCGGGCTACGTGTGGGCTGAAAATGAG CAGGAAAAACAGAAAGCAAAAGTAAGGGAAAAACTTGACAAGTGTGTTAAAGAAAAGTTGGTGGATTTCTGTGATGTGCTCAATATTCCAATTAGCAAGGCTGTTGTGAAAAAG GAAGAACTCACTGTAAAATTATTGGAATTTTTGGAATCCCCACATGCGACAACCGATGTTCTGCTTGCTGAGAAGGAACAG AAAGGTAAGAAGCGTAAGGTTACAACAAGCAAAACTGCAAGCCCTGGGGAAGCATCAAGTACACCTGCTAag aaaagaaagcaaacatCCCAAGCAGGAGAAAAACCGAAACAATCATCCAaaggtgatgatgatgaagatgaggATGAAGATAAGGTTGAATCACTGAACACTAAGGACGCTAAAGATGATTTGCAAGATGATGAAAATGATACCGTGCCAAAAGAAGAGAGCGATCATGAGGAAGGCAAATCAGAGGAAGAGGAGGATGAATTGAAGGATAAGACACCAACTCCAAAGACATCCAAAAAAATTGTGAAGGAAAGTTCTGGggctaaaagtaaagacaaaGTCACACCTGCTAAGAACCACCCAAAATCTGTGAAAAGTCCTGTGAAATCTACCAAAAGATCTTCTGGATCATCGTCAAAGCAGGGTGCTACAGGCACTGATGGGACTTCTGGTTCACTTTCTAAGTCTAAGGGATCTGCATCTAAGAAACAGAAGGTTGAAAAGGAAAGCCTAAGGGACCGTAATGTTCCTAGTAAGGACAAAGGCACAAGCAAGAAACAGGCAGGCAAATTGCCATTAAAGAAGGATCAAG GTAAAGCCAAATCTAACAGGAAGGCTAAGGAACAGCCCACTAGAGAGGATATGCATGCAGTTGTAGTAGATATCCTTAAGGAAGTGGATTTCAATACT GCAACTTTATCTGATATTCTCCGGCAACTTG GTACACACTTTGGAGTAGATCTAATGCATAGAAAAGCAGAGGTGAAGGATATTATTACAGAGGTGATTAACAATATGTCTGATGAGGAGGATGAAGGGGAGGAAGCTGAGGCTGGTGCTGAAGCTGACAAGGATGAAGATGGGGATGATGATGCCTAG